The following are encoded in a window of Lacinutrix sp. WUR7 genomic DNA:
- the lpxA gene encoding acyl-ACP--UDP-N-acetylglucosamine O-acyltransferase, translating to MNQPLAYVHPGAKIAKNVVIDPFTTIHNNVIIGEGTWIGSNVTIMEGARIGKNCNIFPGAVISGVPQDLKYKDEDTLTVIGDNVTIRECVTINRGTTDKMKTVIGDNCLIMAYCHIAHDCVVGNNCIFSNNSTLAGHITVGDYVVLAGMTAVHQFCSIGNHAFVTGGSLVRKDVPPFVKAGREPLSYVGINSVGLRRRGFTTEKIREIQDIYRMLYQKNYNNTQAADLIEAEMEATHERDEILQFIKNSHRGIMKGYFKSN from the coding sequence ATGAATCAACCATTAGCTTACGTACATCCTGGAGCAAAAATCGCTAAGAATGTTGTTATAGATCCTTTTACAACCATTCATAATAATGTAATAATTGGAGAAGGAACCTGGATTGGTAGTAATGTTACTATCATGGAAGGTGCCAGAATAGGTAAGAATTGCAATATTTTTCCAGGAGCAGTAATTTCTGGTGTTCCTCAAGATTTAAAATATAAAGACGAAGATACATTAACCGTTATTGGAGATAATGTTACCATTAGAGAATGTGTAACCATTAATCGCGGTACTACAGATAAAATGAAAACCGTAATTGGAGATAATTGTTTAATAATGGCATATTGCCATATAGCACATGATTGTGTGGTTGGTAATAATTGTATTTTTTCTAATAACAGTACATTAGCGGGACATATTACTGTTGGTGATTATGTGGTACTAGCAGGAATGACTGCAGTACACCAATTTTGTTCTATTGGTAATCATGCTTTTGTAACTGGTGGATCTCTAGTAAGAAAAGATGTTCCTCCTTTTGTGAAAGCTGGTCGAGAACCTTTATCTTATGTCGGAATTAATTCTGTAGGATTAAGAAGAAGAGGTTTTACAACTGAAAAAATTAGAGAAATACAAGATATATACAGAATGTTATATCAGAAAAATTATAACAATACACAGGCTGCAGATTTAATTGAAGCAGAAATGGAAGCAACGCATGAACGTGATGAAATTCTGCAATTTATTAAGAATTCGCATCGTGGTATTATGAAAGGATACTTCAAATCAAATTAA
- the tsaE gene encoding tRNA (adenosine(37)-N6)-threonylcarbamoyltransferase complex ATPase subunit type 1 TsaE, which translates to MELNYTINDLDKVVSTLLSNSDSKIILFHGTMGVGKTTLIKALVKAIGSTDEVQSPTYSLVNEYQANLSRIFHFDLYRVNEIDELYNFGFEEYLQENHWVFIEWPELAIEFIPKNATNVFLEINENESRKITIN; encoded by the coding sequence TTGGAATTAAATTACACCATCAATGATCTAGACAAGGTTGTTAGCACACTATTAAGTAATAGTGATAGTAAAATTATTTTATTTCATGGTACCATGGGAGTTGGAAAAACAACACTCATTAAAGCTTTAGTAAAAGCCATTGGTAGCACTGATGAAGTGCAAAGTCCGACCTATTCTTTAGTTAACGAGTATCAAGCAAATTTATCTCGTATTTTTCATTTTGATTTATACCGAGTAAATGAGATTGATGAACTTTATAATTTTGGCTTTGAAGAATATTTACAAGAAAACCATTGGGTTTTTATAGAATGGCCAGAATTAGCAATAGAATTTATTCCTAAAAATGCAACAAATGTATTTCTAGAAATAAATGAAAACGAAAGCAGAAAGATTACCATAAATTAA
- a CDS encoding HD domain-containing protein — translation MHTKNKLKILNDPIYGFITIPNSLIFDLIEHKYFQRLRRITQMGMSYLVYPGAHHTRFQHAIGCMHLMQKAVQVLRFKGVEISTEEENALLIAILLHDIGHGPFSHAMEHSIVNNVSHEEISLLFMETLNKEFNGSLTLAINIFKGEYPRKFMCQLISSQIDMDRADYLKRDSFYTGVAEGNINSERLITMLNVVDDALVVESKGIYSIEKFLVARRLMYWQVYLHKTSLAAEQLLIRVLKRAKELTFKGEKLDASKPLQYFLENEISLNDFNKETLDTFAMLDDYDIVSAMKAWQFHEDFVLRNLCEMIINRDLLKVKLKKKKIKPEILKEYTQKLIDTHNITEAEAAYFVFTGEISNQAYQQKKQKINILYKNGKIEDIVKASDQLNLKALSKPVTKYYICYPKQKL, via the coding sequence TTGCATACTAAAAACAAACTCAAAATATTAAACGACCCAATTTACGGATTTATTACTATACCGAATTCGTTAATCTTCGATTTAATTGAACATAAATATTTTCAGAGGCTACGTAGAATTACACAAATGGGCATGTCTTATTTGGTGTATCCTGGAGCTCATCATACTCGTTTTCAGCACGCTATTGGTTGCATGCATTTAATGCAAAAGGCAGTTCAAGTGCTTCGTTTTAAAGGGGTTGAAATATCTACCGAAGAAGAAAATGCGTTGCTTATTGCTATTTTATTGCACGATATTGGTCATGGTCCATTCTCTCATGCCATGGAACATAGTATTGTAAATAATGTATCTCATGAGGAAATTTCGCTACTTTTCATGGAAACTTTAAATAAAGAGTTTAACGGAAGTTTAACTTTAGCCATTAATATATTTAAAGGAGAATATCCCAGAAAGTTCATGTGTCAGCTAATATCTAGTCAAATAGATATGGATAGAGCAGATTATTTAAAGCGAGATAGTTTTTATACAGGGGTTGCAGAAGGTAATATAAATAGTGAACGCTTGATTACGATGCTTAATGTTGTTGACGATGCGCTTGTAGTAGAAAGTAAGGGGATATATAGTATCGAAAAATTTTTAGTAGCGAGACGTTTAATGTATTGGCAAGTATATTTACACAAAACAAGTTTAGCTGCAGAGCAATTATTAATTAGAGTTTTAAAAAGAGCAAAAGAATTAACCTTTAAGGGTGAGAAATTAGATGCTAGTAAACCTTTACAATACTTTTTAGAAAATGAGATTTCTTTAAATGATTTTAATAAAGAAACATTAGACACCTTTGCTATGTTAGATGATTATGATATTGTTTCTGCAATGAAAGCTTGGCAATTTCATGAGGATTTTGTGTTGCGCAATTTATGCGAAATGATCATTAATAGGGATTTATTAAAGGTGAAGTTGAAAAAGAAAAAAATCAAACCCGAAATTTTAAAAGAATATACACAAAAACTGATAGATACCCACAACATAACAGAGGCAGAAGCAGCTTATTTTGTGTTCACTGGAGAGATATCAAACCAAGCATACCAACAAAAGAAGCAAAAAATTAATATTTTATATAAAAACGGAAAGATTGAAGATATAGTAAAAGCTTCCGACCAATTAAACTTAAAAGCGCTCTCAAAACCAGTCACTAAATATTATATATGCTATCCAAAGCAAAAACTTTAG
- the efp gene encoding elongation factor P, which produces MATTSDIRNGLCLKYNNDIYKIIEFLHVKPGKGPAFVRTKMKSVTSGKVLDNTFSAGHKLEDVRVETHKFQYLYNDGEFYHFMNEADYTQIRLLEAALDKPELMKEGEIVTVLINTEDNMPLSVDLPASVILEVTATEPGIKGNTATNATKPATMETGATVNVPLFINEGDKIKVETEKGTYKERVKE; this is translated from the coding sequence ATGGCAACAACTTCAGATATTAGAAACGGACTTTGTTTAAAATATAACAATGATATTTATAAAATCATTGAATTTTTACACGTGAAACCGGGTAAAGGTCCTGCCTTTGTAAGAACCAAAATGAAAAGTGTAACCAGTGGGAAAGTATTAGATAATACCTTTTCTGCCGGGCATAAATTAGAAGATGTACGAGTAGAAACACATAAATTTCAATATTTATATAACGATGGTGAGTTTTATCACTTCATGAACGAAGCAGATTATACGCAAATTCGTTTATTAGAAGCTGCTTTAGATAAACCAGAATTAATGAAAGAAGGAGAAATTGTAACTGTTCTTATTAATACAGAAGACAACATGCCTCTTTCTGTAGATCTACCTGCAAGTGTTATACTTGAAGTTACAGCTACAGAGCCTGGAATTAAAGGAAATACAGCAACTAATGCTACAAAACCTGCAACTATGGAAACAGGAGCAACGGTGAATGTGCCTTTATTTATAAACGAAGGAGACAAGATAAAAGTAGAAACAGAAAAAGGTACGTATAAAGAACGTGTAAAAGAATAA
- a CDS encoding bifunctional UDP-3-O-[3-hydroxymyristoyl] N-acetylglucosamine deacetylase/3-hydroxyacyl-ACP dehydratase, with product MAIVNTQIKQKTIKSETSLNGVGLHTGENVKLTFKPAIENSGFKFKRVDLEGEPVIDADANYVTNTQRGTCMEKNGVTIQTCEHVLAALVGLDIDNVLIELDASEPPIMDGSSKFFIESLEKAGIVEQEATRQEYVVTDVITYTDEESGSEILVMPSKEYQVTTMVDFGTKVLGTQNATLNHISDFKDQIANARTFSFLHEIEMLLEHGLIKGGDLNNAIVYVDKELSPETMEKLKVAFNKESIAVKTNGILDNLTLHHPNEAARHKLLDVIGDLALVGTRIRGKIIANKPGHFINTQFAKKLSKIIKHEKRNYVPDVDLNQEPLMDVNQIMDMLPHRQPFLLIDKIFELSDSHVLGMKNVTMNEEFFKGHFPGAPVMPGVLIVEAMAQTGGILVLSTVPDPENYLTFFMKIDKVKFKKKVVPGDTLIFKCDLITPIRRGICHMQGYAYANGKLCAEAELMAQISKVK from the coding sequence ATGGCAATAGTTAATACTCAAATTAAGCAAAAGACTATAAAAAGCGAAACGTCATTAAATGGAGTTGGCTTACATACAGGAGAAAATGTAAAGTTGACATTTAAGCCAGCTATAGAGAATTCTGGATTTAAGTTTAAACGTGTCGATTTAGAAGGAGAACCAGTAATTGATGCAGATGCTAACTACGTTACAAACACGCAACGTGGTACATGCATGGAGAAAAACGGCGTAACCATACAAACTTGCGAGCATGTACTTGCTGCATTGGTTGGTTTAGATATCGATAACGTGCTAATCGAATTAGATGCTTCAGAGCCACCAATTATGGATGGTTCTTCAAAATTCTTTATTGAGTCTTTAGAAAAAGCAGGAATTGTAGAACAAGAAGCTACAAGACAAGAATATGTAGTAACAGATGTTATTACCTATACCGATGAAGAATCTGGTAGCGAAATTCTTGTAATGCCTTCCAAAGAATATCAAGTGACTACCATGGTAGATTTTGGTACTAAAGTTTTAGGTACACAAAATGCTACGCTTAATCATATATCAGACTTTAAAGATCAAATCGCTAACGCTAGAACTTTTAGTTTTTTACATGAAATAGAAATGCTTTTAGAGCATGGATTAATTAAAGGTGGAGATTTAAACAATGCCATAGTTTATGTAGATAAAGAATTGTCTCCAGAAACGATGGAAAAACTTAAAGTTGCTTTTAATAAAGAAAGCATTGCCGTTAAAACGAATGGCATTTTAGATAATCTTACGTTGCATCATCCAAACGAAGCTGCAAGACATAAGTTGTTAGATGTTATTGGTGATTTAGCTTTAGTTGGAACAAGAATTAGAGGAAAAATTATAGCAAATAAACCAGGGCATTTTATAAATACACAATTTGCCAAAAAGCTTTCTAAAATTATAAAACATGAAAAACGTAATTACGTTCCTGATGTTGATTTAAACCAAGAACCATTAATGGATGTCAATCAAATAATGGATATGTTGCCACATAGACAACCATTTTTATTAATTGACAAAATTTTCGAATTAAGTGACTCTCATGTGCTTGGTATGAAAAATGTCACCATGAACGAAGAGTTTTTTAAAGGTCATTTTCCTGGAGCTCCAGTAATGCCAGGTGTTTTAATTGTTGAAGCAATGGCACAAACAGGAGGTATTTTAGTATTAAGTACCGTTCCAGATCCTGAAAATTATCTAACTTTTTTCATGAAAATTGATAAAGTGAAATTTAAAAAGAAAGTGGTTCCTGGAGATACACTTATTTTTAAGTGCGATTTAATAACACCTATTAGAAGAGGTATTTGTCACATGCAAGGTTATGCTTATGCAAACGGAAAATTATGCGCTGAAGCAGAATTGATGGCACAAATATCTAAAGTAAAATAA
- a CDS encoding PglZ domain-containing protein, which produces MNNINILWVDDEIDLLKPHIIFLEQKNYKVTTCKSGTEALEILDDTNFDIVFLDENMPGLTGLETLNEIKEKRDTLPVVMITKSEEEYIMEEAIGNKIADYLIKPVNPNQILLSLKKNLDHSRLISEKTTSNYQQEFRKIAMDLSMVNTFEEWAALYQKLVYWEIQLEDIEDIGMFEILESQKNEANTQFGKFIDKNYPTWFEANTDAPIMSHTLFKEKIAPEISKEQPTLLVVIDNLRLDQWKSFEPIVNNYYKKEKELPFYSILPTATQYARNAIFSGLMPSDMEKLYPNYWKNDTDEGGKNLHEADFLREQLKRLGLSHLKHEYYKITNLKNGKKLVDNFKGLKDNDLTVVVYNFVDMLSHSKTEMDVVKELASNDKAYRSLTQSWFKNSPLLEMIQQAQQMGFKLILTTDHGTINVKNPSRVVGDRDTSLNLRYKTGRSLTYEDKDVLVAKDPKSILLPSLSMSSTFIFAKSDLFFAYPNNYNHYVSYFRNTYQHGGVSLEEMIIPFVVLNPK; this is translated from the coding sequence ATGAACAATATAAATATTCTTTGGGTTGACGACGAAATCGATTTATTAAAACCTCATATTATCTTTTTAGAACAAAAAAACTACAAGGTAACGACATGCAAAAGTGGTACAGAAGCACTTGAAATTTTAGACGATACTAATTTTGATATTGTTTTTTTAGACGAAAACATGCCTGGACTTACGGGGTTAGAGACTTTAAATGAAATTAAAGAAAAAAGAGATACGCTTCCTGTGGTAATGATTACCAAAAGTGAGGAGGAATATATCATGGAAGAAGCTATTGGAAATAAAATAGCAGATTACTTAATTAAACCAGTAAATCCGAACCAGATATTATTAAGTTTAAAAAAGAATTTAGATCATTCTAGGTTAATTTCTGAAAAAACAACCTCTAACTACCAACAAGAGTTTAGAAAAATTGCTATGGATTTATCTATGGTAAATACTTTTGAAGAATGGGCCGCTTTATACCAAAAACTGGTTTATTGGGAAATTCAACTAGAAGATATTGAAGACATAGGAATGTTTGAAATTCTAGAATCGCAAAAAAACGAAGCCAATACGCAGTTTGGAAAGTTTATAGATAAAAATTATCCGACTTGGTTTGAAGCAAATACAGATGCACCTATTATGTCGCATACTTTATTTAAAGAAAAAATTGCTCCAGAAATAAGTAAAGAGCAACCAACTCTTTTAGTAGTAATTGATAATTTACGTTTAGACCAATGGAAATCTTTTGAACCTATTGTAAACAATTATTACAAAAAAGAAAAAGAATTACCTTTCTACAGCATTTTACCAACAGCAACGCAATATGCTCGAAATGCCATATTTTCTGGGTTAATGCCAAGTGATATGGAAAAGCTATATCCTAATTATTGGAAAAATGATACAGATGAAGGCGGTAAGAACTTACACGAAGCAGATTTTTTAAGAGAACAATTAAAACGCTTAGGCTTATCTCACCTTAAGCACGAATATTATAAGATTACCAATTTAAAGAATGGTAAAAAACTGGTAGATAATTTTAAAGGACTTAAAGATAATGACCTTACTGTTGTGGTATATAATTTTGTAGATATGCTTTCACACTCTAAAACAGAAATGGATGTGGTGAAAGAGTTAGCATCTAACGATAAAGCATATAGATCATTAACCCAAAGTTGGTTTAAAAACTCTCCTTTATTAGAGATGATACAACAAGCACAACAAATGGGCTTTAAATTAATATTAACTACAGATCATGGTACTATTAACGTAAAAAATCCTTCACGAGTTGTTGGAGATAGAGACACTAGTTTAAATTTAAGGTATAAAACTGGTAGAAGTTTAACGTATGAAGACAAAGATGTTTTAGTTGCGAAAGATCCAAAAAGCATTCTTTTACCTTCTCTTTCTATGAGTAGTACATTTATCTTTGCAAAAAGTGATTTGTTTTTTGCGTACCCTAATAACTATAACCATTATGTTAGTTATTTTAGAAATACGTACCAACACGGAGGTGTTTCTTTGGAAGAAATGATCATTCCCTTTGTGGTTTTAAACCCAAAGTAA
- a CDS encoding nuclear transport factor 2 family protein codes for MSPKEVVQKFYNSDLANNSEAVDLCFYKDCSLSWHSSKGFNVLDFDALKLVFEEVRKMYDTLRFETSHLLAEGNMVTIRYTSFFTTVENPNEEMPLAHFSTIWEVKGDKIIKGFQMSQLADSSSESLNSF; via the coding sequence ATGTCACCTAAAGAAGTTGTTCAAAAATTTTACAATTCAGATTTAGCAAATAATTCAGAAGCTGTAGATCTTTGTTTTTATAAAGATTGCAGTCTAAGTTGGCATAGTAGCAAAGGGTTTAACGTTTTAGACTTTGATGCTTTAAAATTAGTTTTTGAAGAAGTTAGAAAAATGTACGATACACTACGTTTTGAAACTAGTCATTTATTAGCCGAGGGAAACATGGTGACCATACGTTACACTTCGTTTTTTACAACCGTCGAAAACCCAAACGAGGAGATGCCTTTAGCGCATTTTTCAACTATTTGGGAAGTGAAAGGCGATAAAATTATCAAAGGATTTCAAATGAGTCAGCTAGCAGATAGTAGCTCTGAAAGTTTAAATTCTTTTTAA
- the lpxD gene encoding UDP-3-O-(3-hydroxymyristoyl)glucosamine N-acyltransferase, with translation MKFTAQQIAGILEGDIVGNPDVEVSKLSKIEEGTEGSLTFLANPKYKPYIYSTKASITIVNKTFEPENVIKTTLIKVEDAYKSFSKLLEYYNEVKNNKVGIENPSFVSDTATYGVNVYLGAFSYLGENVKLGDNVKIYPQAYIGDNVTVGDNTIIFAGAKLYSETQVGKNCVINSGAILGADGFGFAPDENGEFQKVPQIGNVIIEDNVDIGSATTIDRATLGSTIIRKGVKLDNQIQIAHNVEIDENTVIAAQTGVAGSTKIGKYCMIGGQVGIAGHLTIGDNVKVQAQTGIGHRVKDGEKLYGSPAIDYGNYVKSYVHFKNLPAIVKTINKLEKKLDGNS, from the coding sequence TTGAAATTCACAGCGCAACAAATTGCAGGGATTTTAGAAGGAGACATTGTTGGTAATCCAGATGTTGAAGTTTCTAAACTATCAAAAATAGAGGAAGGAACAGAAGGATCGCTTACGTTTCTTGCTAACCCTAAATATAAACCATATATATATTCTACTAAGGCATCTATAACCATAGTTAATAAAACTTTCGAACCAGAAAATGTTATTAAAACGACTTTAATTAAAGTGGAAGATGCATATAAATCTTTTTCAAAGTTGCTGGAATATTACAACGAAGTAAAAAATAATAAAGTAGGAATTGAAAACCCAAGTTTTGTTTCAGATACCGCTACTTATGGAGTAAACGTATATTTAGGCGCTTTCTCTTATTTAGGAGAAAATGTGAAACTTGGCGATAACGTAAAAATTTATCCGCAAGCATATATTGGAGATAATGTTACTGTTGGTGATAATACTATCATTTTTGCAGGAGCAAAGTTATATTCTGAAACCCAAGTAGGAAAGAATTGTGTCATTAATAGTGGTGCCATATTAGGAGCAGATGGCTTTGGATTTGCACCAGACGAAAACGGGGAATTTCAAAAAGTACCACAAATAGGAAATGTTATCATTGAAGATAATGTAGATATTGGTTCTGCAACTACAATAGATAGAGCAACTCTTGGTTCAACGATTATTAGAAAAGGGGTTAAGCTAGATAATCAAATACAAATTGCACATAATGTAGAAATCGATGAAAACACTGTAATTGCAGCGCAAACAGGTGTTGCGGGTTCTACAAAAATTGGAAAATATTGCATGATTGGCGGACAAGTAGGTATCGCAGGGCATTTAACCATAGGTGATAATGTAAAAGTACAAGCGCAAACAGGAATTGGTCATCGTGTAAAAGATGGCGAAAAACTGTATGGATCACCTGCTATAGATTATGGAAACTATGTAAAATCCTATGTGCATTTTAAAAACTTACCAGCAATAGTTAAAACTATAAATAAACTAGAAAAAAAATTAGATGGCAATAGTTAA
- a CDS encoding UDP-3-O-(3-hydroxymyristoyl)glucosamine N-acyltransferase, with translation MKFPKPHTLKHIADLIDCKYVGDANFQVLGINEIHVVESGDVVFVDHPKYYDKALMSAATIVLINKEVDCPKGKALLVSDDPFRDFNKITQHFKPFIASNVAIASSAKIGVNTIIQPNCFIGNNVTIGDNCIIHSNVSIYDDTVIGNNVTIHAGTILGASAFYYKKRPEGFDPLISGGRVVIKDNVDIGALCTIDKGVTGDTTIGEGSKLDNQIQVGHDTIIGKKCLIASQTGIAGCCIIEDEVTIWGQVGTNSGITIGEKAIILGQTGVTKSVAGGKSYFGTPVEEARVKLKELAYIKKIPEIVQQLKNK, from the coding sequence ATGAAATTCCCAAAACCTCATACCCTTAAACACATTGCAGACTTAATTGATTGTAAATACGTTGGAGATGCTAATTTTCAAGTTTTAGGTATTAATGAAATTCATGTAGTTGAAAGTGGAGATGTTGTATTTGTAGATCATCCAAAATACTACGATAAAGCATTAATGTCTGCTGCAACTATTGTGTTAATCAACAAAGAAGTAGATTGCCCTAAAGGAAAAGCATTACTTGTAAGTGATGATCCTTTTAGAGATTTTAATAAAATAACGCAGCATTTTAAACCTTTTATAGCTTCTAATGTAGCAATTGCTTCTTCCGCAAAAATTGGTGTAAATACTATAATTCAACCCAACTGTTTTATTGGAAACAATGTAACTATCGGTGATAATTGCATTATTCATTCTAACGTAAGTATTTATGATGATACGGTAATTGGAAATAATGTTACCATTCATGCAGGAACCATTTTAGGTGCTTCTGCATTTTATTATAAAAAACGACCAGAAGGATTTGATCCGTTAATTTCTGGAGGTAGAGTAGTAATTAAAGATAATGTAGATATTGGTGCACTTTGTACTATTGATAAAGGAGTTACAGGAGATACAACTATTGGTGAAGGTTCTAAATTAGACAATCAAATTCAAGTTGGACACGATACTATTATTGGTAAAAAGTGTTTAATTGCTTCACAAACCGGAATTGCTGGTTGTTGTATTATTGAAGATGAAGTTACCATTTGGGGACAAGTTGGTACTAATAGTGGTATTACCATTGGAGAAAAAGCAATAATTCTTGGTCAAACAGGTGTTACTAAATCTGTAGCTGGTGGTAAGTCTTATTTTGGAACTCCAGTAGAAGAAGCTAGAGTTAAATTAAAAGAATTAGCTTATATCAAGAAAATTCCTGAAATTGTTCAACAATTAAAAAATAAATAG
- a CDS encoding alanine dehydrogenase — translation MSKPLSPFTKQQLLPQEETLEIFKQKGNLFIGIPKETAFQEKRVCLTPDAVSALVSNGHRVLMETGAGEGAKFSDKNYSEAGAKITNDTAKVYGCPIVLKVEPPTLDQINLINPQSILISALQLKTQNKKYFETLASKRITALAFEFIRDEDGSYPAVRSLSEIAGTSAVLIASELLSNVNEGNGLMFGNISGVPPIEVVIIGAGTVGEFAARSAIGLGANVKVFDNSITKLRRMQTNLGMTIYTSTLQPKNLAKALKRCDVAIGAVRGKNRAPIIVTDAMVGNMKSGAVIIDVSIDMGGCIESSEVTSHKHPTFIKHGVIHYCVPNIPARFARTASISISNMFTPYLLKIAEDGGLENSLRFDKGLKNGLYFYHGILTNKSVGEWFDLKHSDINLLIF, via the coding sequence ATGTCTAAACCACTATCTCCTTTTACTAAGCAACAATTACTTCCACAAGAGGAAACACTTGAGATTTTCAAACAAAAAGGAAACCTTTTTATAGGTATACCAAAAGAAACTGCTTTTCAAGAAAAGCGTGTTTGCTTAACTCCAGATGCCGTTTCTGCTCTTGTTAGTAATGGTCATCGCGTTTTAATGGAAACTGGAGCTGGTGAAGGTGCAAAATTTAGCGATAAAAATTATAGTGAAGCTGGTGCTAAAATCACTAACGATACCGCAAAAGTGTATGGTTGCCCAATAGTTTTAAAAGTAGAGCCTCCTACTCTAGATCAAATAAATTTAATAAATCCGCAAAGCATATTAATCTCTGCGCTACAATTAAAAACACAAAACAAAAAGTATTTTGAAACCTTAGCTAGTAAACGTATTACTGCGCTTGCTTTCGAATTTATTAGAGATGAAGATGGTTCTTATCCTGCCGTTCGATCTTTAAGTGAAATTGCAGGAACTTCAGCGGTGCTTATTGCTTCCGAATTACTAAGCAATGTTAATGAAGGTAACGGATTAATGTTTGGTAATATTAGTGGTGTTCCTCCAATAGAAGTGGTTATTATTGGTGCTGGAACTGTTGGTGAATTTGCTGCTAGAAGTGCTATCGGACTAGGTGCAAACGTAAAAGTGTTTGATAATTCTATTACCAAATTACGTAGAATGCAAACCAACTTAGGAATGACTATTTATACTTCTACGCTACAACCAAAAAACTTAGCAAAAGCTTTAAAAAGGTGTGATGTTGCTATTGGTGCAGTTAGAGGAAAAAATAGAGCCCCAATTATTGTTACAGATGCTATGGTTGGAAACATGAAATCTGGTGCTGTTATTATAGATGTTAGTATAGATATGGGAGGATGTATAGAAAGCAGTGAGGTTACTTCGCATAAACACCCCACTTTTATTAAACATGGTGTAATACATTATTGTGTTCCTAATATTCCTGCTCGATTTGCTAGAACAGCCTCTATTTCTATAAGCAATATGTTTACCCCTTATCTTTTAAAAATTGCCGAAGATGGTGGTTTAGAAAATTCTTTAAGATTTGACAAAGGTTTAAAAAATGGGTTGTACTTTTACCACGGAATATTAACTAACAAATCTGTTGGTGAATGGTTCGATTTAAAACACAGCGATATCAACTTACTTATTTTTTAA